A region of Scleropages formosus chromosome 2, fSclFor1.1, whole genome shotgun sequence DNA encodes the following proteins:
- the LOC108939343 gene encoding 5-hydroxytryptamine receptor 3A-like, with protein sequence MSFIAANDNSGFFSTVQCSQSSVMINCSQPNAKSLYDALENIFDLNAIRPVVSLKTATNVTVSITLYGILGVDEKAQLLTTYLWLELKWKIEYLSWDPVQCGTTWISLPREQLWMPDIVINEFMDEDRSPKIPYVYVNSSGYVSDSRPVRVVSSCNLDIYTFPFDIQNCSLTFNSYTHVASDIRMYLEMSGEETLQESNLVMRTVGEWELLDIKAEGSPNLTDLDFEYDYVVYYIVMRRRPTVYVVNLLIPSCFLITVDLLSSLLPVENVDRSSFKMTLILGYTVFLLIMNDLLPITGNRIPLINVFFSSCLALMVASVLETVFITSILFNSSRFSKVPQWVRRFVLHYLAYLVCFSQKPKDKDKDSGPLHSSIANEEVTDQAKILDSCKKKGFQSEDCAVEELKKLGRDLIAIRAQVEEHLAGNEVAEEWSQIGNVIDRLLFGLYLLFLIFSFIIIAAVWVHWHSH encoded by the exons ATGTCATTTATAGCAGCAAATGACAACAGCGGATTCTTCTCGACAGTGCAATGCTCACAGTCGTCGGTGATGATAAACTGCTCTCAGCCGAATGCAAAATCCCTCTATGATGCGCTGGAGAACATCTTCGACCTAAACGCCATCCGGCCCGTTGTCAGCCTGAAGACTGCTACCAATGTCACTGTCTCCATCACACTGTATGGCATTCTTGGGGTG GATGAAAAAGCACAGCTACTGACAACTTATCTTTGGCTAGAACTG aaatggaaaattgAATACCTGAGTTGGGATCCAGTACAGTGTGGGACAACTTGGATTTCTCTTCCCAGGGAGCAGCTGTGGATGCCTGATATTGTTATTAATGAGTT CATGGATGAGGACAGGTCTCCTAAAATTCCTTATGTGTACGTGAATTCGTCTGGTTATGTGTCTGACAGTCGGCCAGTGAGAGTCGTCAGCTCCTGCAATCTGGACATCTACACCTTCCCATTTGACATTCAGAATTGTTCATTGACCTTTAACTCCTATACACATGTGG CTTCAGATATCCGGATGTATTTGGAAATGTCAGGTGAAGAAACACTGCAAGAATCCAACCTGGTGATGAGGACGGTTGGGGAATGGGAACTGCTAGACATCAAAGCGGAAGGATCACCCAACCTCACTGACCTGGACTTTGAATATGACTACGTTGTCTACTAT ATTGTCATGAGGCGCAGGCCAACTGTATATGTGGTCAACCTTCTGATCCCCAGTTGCTTCCTCATCACTGTAGACCTATTAAGTTCCCTCCTTCCTGTGGAGAACGTAGACCGTTCCTCCTTCAAGATGACTCTTATCTTGGGCTACACTGTGTTCCTGCTCATCATGAATGATTTGCTGCCAATCACAGGAAACAGAATTCCTCTCATAA atgtCTTCTTCTCCAGCTGTCTGGCACTGATGGTAGCCAGTGTTCTGGAGACGGTTTTCATCACCAGCATCCTGTTCAACTCCAGCCGCTTCTCCAAAGTTCCTCAATGGGTCCGCCGATTCGTTTTGCATTACTTAGCTtaccttgtttgtttttcccaaaaacctaaagacaaggacaaggacTCAGGCCCTCTCCATTCTAGCA TTGCAAATGAAGAAGTAACTGACCAGGCTAAAATTCTGGATAGCTGCAAGAAGAAGGGGTTCCAGAGTGAGGACTGTGCtgtggaggagctgaagaagctgGGTCGGGACCTCATAGCTATTCGTGCACAGGTAGAGGAGCACCTTGCAGGGAATGAGGTTGCTGAGGAATGGAGCCAGATTGGAAATGTTATCGATCGACTGCTCTTTGGTCTCTACCTCTTGTTCCTTATCTTCAGCTTCATCATCATAGCTGCTGTTTGGGTGCACTGGCATAGTCACTAG